The following DNA comes from Bos indicus isolate NIAB-ARS_2022 breed Sahiwal x Tharparkar chromosome 3, NIAB-ARS_B.indTharparkar_mat_pri_1.0, whole genome shotgun sequence.
ACCAACATGGAACATTGCCACATAAATGATCTTTAGAGGGGATTTCTACACTATTCACCTTTGGGCTAAATGTCTGTGAgttaataaaatgcatttaaatgcagaaagagaaattggaaGACCGAGGTATAAGTTGGAGTCATTTTTAAGATTTGAGCAAAGCCATTAAATCCTCCTCCTTTCCTGTGCTTCTTGGTTACATCCAACACCATCATAATCCAACTACAATTTGGCACTGGAGAGAGCTGGAGGTTGCCTCTTCCTACCCCATCACCCACACACACCACTGCTTCCCACGGAGCATCATTTGGACTGATGCATCTGAGCTGCAGGAGAAAGAGCACTGGAGGAGGAGCTGAACAGAGGTTCCAACCCAGATCCATCAACTGGGAAACTTTGGACCCCAGGCAAattgctctgagcctcagtttcagtaTCAATAAAGTGAGGGCAGTGGATTAGAACAGAGGTTGGCAAAGATTTTCTTAAAAGGAGCAAGAGGGacctccctgggggtccagtggtttagactttacctttcaatgcaggggagctaagaccccatatGTCtttgagaactaagatctcaaaaacccaaaacaaaaaaatagaaggaatattgtaacaaattcaataaagactttaaaatggtccacatcaaaaaaaaaaagaaaagaaaggagcagGATAGTAAATATCTTGAAGGTTCTGCAGGCCAAATGGCAAAACTGAAAATACTACGTaggtaattataataataaaagaaaaaaatttcatatgTTTCTAAGTgatgtaataaaaaatataataacaagtataatttttttttgtaatataggCCCACTAGGGAGAACAATGgaatttatttatggacactaaaATTTGGATTTcctataattttcaaatatgaggaagtattattatttgattttcttcccccaatcacttaaaaatttaaaaaccattcttaggTCAGGCTGTGAGTAGATTTGGCTCCGAGGCTGTACTTTGCTGACCTCAGGACCAATGATCCATAGTATTCCTTTCATACATGAGTCTCTTTTTAATCTATATTCCTACTTCTAAATCATAACTGATTAAACCTTCCCATGGGGTTCTGTTTCTTGACTGTCCTCTTCTAACCTCTGAGTATGCCACAACCAGCGCCTCCTCGCACTGTCAGGCTCAAGCCTCACCTTAGTTACCACCCAATGACTCAAACTAGACTGGCAGAATTCAAGGCAGTCTCCATTCGGACCCCCCGTCTAAAGGCTCTCATCTCTTATTACACCTGGCATGCCAGTGACAATCTTCTGGGTATGACTTCTATCCTTCCACATTTCCCCAATCAGTGTTCTCAGAACACTCCTCTCAAGAGTTATCATAAAAAAGAACGCCTTGCTCAATCAAATAAGTGTGCCAAATGTTGCACACCCTATCATCCTCTTGGAGAAGCACAATGCATGTTCATATGATAAAGGCTCTGAGGAATCCTGCCACAAAAACATGCTAAAAACTTTTCCATGTTTTTTGTGAGAAGACCTATCACTATCCCATGGAGTAAAGTCTGGAGTGTCCTCTCAGTGAATGTCTTTCATTTGGGGGCTGCCCAACATCTTCAAAGTCTAGAGAATTCTCTACCTTATCTTCATGGGGCTCTTGGTGGGAAGCAGCACCCACTTCCTACTAGAGGACTGACAACACCAGATTCTTCTGTTCCAGATCTCCTGTAGCTTGAGTGTGAGCATTCACGAGCATGGGCGTGTGCgtttgctcggttgtgtctgactctgtcctaccccatggaccgtagcctgccagtctcctttgtccatgggattcttcagataagaatactggagtgggttaccatttccttctctaggggatcttcctgactcaggaataaaACCAGTGTCTctggcatcttctgcattggcaggcggatgcttcaccactgagccacatgggaagtctGTGAGCATTCACAAGCTCTATCAGTTGCTTAGATGCGGGGCTCAAGGCATGGTTTCAAGCAGAAACCATGAGGAACCGATTCTGTGGCAGAGCAAGGGCCACAGTGACAGCAGCATCGTTTTCAGGGCAGCACCGGTGCTCAGTGCTGGGATGGTCAGTGTCGGGGTACctcttaattttacttttgtaCTATGATTCTGGCTGCTTTTCTCTTGCTATCTAACTTTGTCCGTTTCCCCAGCCTGATTTTGTAGCCTTTTCATTACTGAGACACATGACGTCTTTTCAATAAGTGTCTTTTCTGCTTAACCCCAGGGTTAGCATTTGTTGCCTCCATCTTATGAACCTGACACACTGCCCAAGTCTTTAAAAGAGTGTCCTTTCTGCGATCTTTACCAACCTCCACTCCAGAGAGGAATCAACTCACATTTCTGAGTATAAGCATATCTAAATATTTACGCAGCAGGTTTGATgctttattttctaagttttataaatattttggtcTACCTTATACAGTCATGAGAACCTTAAGGTTTCAAGAAGAAACCTTCAAGTTAGTTAAATTCCTACATAAAACATGAATCCTCAGTTCCCTTTACCAATATTCCCACCAAGCGGCTGATGATATCTGGACAGTTTAATTAAGAAAATCACTTCTCCCTTCTCAGATGTTCATTCAGTCTCTGGACAGCTTTCTTGGGAAAGATGAGAACTCTTCTCTTGCTTGTCTGAGCTCTAACACTAACAACAACTCCCAACAGGCTTTCCTTCCTAAGTAGGGCTTCCGAATATTTGAAGACCAATAGTGTGGACtactctctttcccttccctttccagtGCTTCCTATCACTAGGCTACACTGTCCCACCAGAGAGGAATCTTTCATCTCTCTGGCTGCTGTCTTCCAATTTCACCACATCCTTAGCAGGTAAGTCTCTTCACAGTTCTGAGAAGAGTGTTTCTCACCCAGTCCAAGATTTGCAGTCATTACAATGGTTCTGAGGATGCTCACAACTGCTGGTTATGACTTCTGAGACGACACAACCCAAGACAGCATTGTTCTTGGTCCATAAATTATCTTAAGCATAAGAATTTTCATATGCTACCAAGTACCCTTTCCTTATTCAAGACAAAATATGTCTGATACTAACATCTAGTCTCCCTTTCAGCCACAAAAGAAGTCAATAAACTTAGTGTCAACAGTACCAACAATCTCACAGTTTCATGACATTAAACTAGAGAAAATAATCAACTTGCTTATACACTTAGATAATTATGGTTAGATGACAATTTAATCAGCTGTGGCTTTCAAAACTCCATGGAGTGATTTAATTGGACAATTTGGTAAAACCAATAcctttcaaaattattatttatattttttagtacAGGTTTAACAATGGAAAAACTGTGACCAAAATGCTAATATTAAGCAACTTTATAATTAGGCAACACTAATGCTAAATCTCTAGATCTGtagttttcaaagtgtggtcaTTAGACCAGCAGCACCAGCTTCACCTGAGATTTTCAGTGCTATAAACTCCTGGATCCTACACCAGACCTGCTTACTGAATGAAAAACCCTGGGAGTGGAGCCAAGAAATCTGTGTTTCAACAAGCCTTCCAGGTAATTCTAAGGTACATTGCTAACTTTTAAAGGAGTTTTAAAACCTCATAATCTTATAATGGGTTCTACCCTTCTACATATAGTGAAGCCACAGAGTTCTAAAAGTCAGCATAAATTCTGTTCTTTCCCCAACTCTGGTATTTTTCCAACAATCTATGGTTTCTAAAAACACTGTCTGGTGATCAATATGTTTATTGGCCAACTCCATGCTCACAGATATATTTAGCATGaaatataaactattaaaaaGTCTAGGAGTAcatctatggctaattcatgttgatatatggcagaaatcaaattaatattgtaaagcaattatctttcaattaaaaataaacaaataaaaaagtctAGGAGATAATACCTTTTTGGGTGGGGTAGAAGAAAGTAGTTCCCATTTTAACTAAAGGGGAATCACTTTCATCTTTTGGCAGACCTGATTTCTGCaggttttttcttcttcccatatGGATATTACCATCACTCTCTTGCCCTTTCAGCCaacatgatttttgtctttttcttccttcttcacatTTTAACCTAGGAAACTactcatttattctgttttttcttgtttcagcTAAGTTAAGTTCTCCTTAATTTGGCTTTACTGTTGCAAATTATGGTTCATTTTTAAAGCATGGATGCTGGAAAAAGCTTCTAAGAAGCCCTAGTGCTGCATTATAGAACCAGGCCTTTCATTTTGAATTGTCTTTCTAGACGTGCATGGAGATTTCAAGTCTTTCTTACCGAATTACAGAAAGAACTTATGAATAATTCACAATCCCAGAATTTTTTACAAGAAGTTGTCCTATGTCAGACTTGGAAAGCTCAAAAATTTTATGAAACTTTATAAATATTGTACTTAAGCCTTTTCTGAAACGAAAGCAAGCTCTGCCATAACTTTTGTGATGTTTATGTTAAAAAACAGGGAAAGAGGATAAAGAGAATATTTGAATACCTACTACATGCCAGAAACTGTGCCAAAtgcttatatatacttttttcataAAATCTCCATGACAACttgtaaattacattaaaaactgACTCTCAGTGTTTTGATAATTCGTCCACGGTCACATGTCTAATAAGTGGTAGTCAGGCCAAGCTCAAGATGCTATGACTTAAAGTCCACTATCTTTAGTGACATCACACACTGCAACAGCAGATGCTCAAATGACTGGCCAAAAAAGGGGAAGAATGGATTTACTTACGTTGTTATTGGTCACAGCAAAGTACTGCAAATTACTCAGATACTGGATTTCTTCTGGAATGAAGGTCAGGTGGTTATAGCTTAGATCCAAATAATGTAGTTTGGTGCATAGGAAAAGCTGCAGGGGCAGGTTCTCAATGTTATTATGGTCCAAAGAGAGCTGCTCTAGATTAGACAACGCCCCGATCTGGGCTGGAATATAAGCAATGTTATTGTGCCACAACTTTAAGCAGGAAAGATTCTGGAGGTGCTGAAAGCTAATGATCTCTTCCACAGTTTTAAGGTTATTTTCTCTGAGGTCTAACTCATGCAAATTGTTCAGACTGAAAATGGAGTGTGGAATACGTTCCAGGTCGCAGCTGATCAGCTCCAGGCTTTTCAGATTGACCATCTTTTTCAGGTTGTTCAATACAACCAGCTTGCTCCCCTCGTTATCGAGGGACAACTTCTGCAGTGAAGGCAGGAGATCCGTGATAACCTGTGGGATCCGGGAGAGGCTGCTCTTCAAGTAGAGGGTCCTCAGGTTTTTCAGGTCCTGAAAGCCCTCCAGCTGCATGGTGTTTACCTGTTCAGGCAGCACACAGCCTGATAGGTAAAGCTCCTTGAGATTCTTCAGGTGAAACACCCAGCGTGGGATTTTCCCCATTTCAGTAAATTTCAGGCGGAGGATTTTTAAATTCTCCTCTAGAAAGGCCAGGGCAGGGTGGTCGACCACCAGGGATGAGTGGTACACATGGAGCTCCTTAAGGCTGACCAGCTGTGAGATCGCAGAGGGGAGCTTGACCTCAGGGATCAGCTCCAGGCTTAGCACTTCGATTTCCGTCAGCTCGAAGACATTGTCAGGAAGACCGTTTAGCATGAAAAGGTGCAGTTCTACCTTGTCCTGGGCATTTTTCACAAGCTTGCTTTTTAGTTTCTCGACCGTCCATTCATTGTTGAGGTTGATCTGTTTCAGTTTGTTCTCACTGACCTCTGACAGGAATATGGAGAAGCGTTTGGAGTAAAGCGGGTCATATTGATCAGCCAGATGGAGGATAAAGGCGAAGTCGTTCTTGACATCTGGAATGTCGCTATAGTTGCTTTTTTCTCTCAGTGCCTCAAAGGAATATTGCTTCAGAGAGCTCCGCAGCATCCACCACAAGCTGTAAGACGAGGTGAGACCATAAAGTATAACCAAGATGACGTAAAACGAAGCCAGGACCTTGAATATTTCTGCCAAGGAGTACACACACTGGTAGCGCTTGTATCCAGTAAAAGCCTGCACATCCACTGAACAGTCAATTTCCAGAGTGATGTAGGTTAAAAAATACGGAACATAAGTTATGATGAGGACAAACAAAATGACTTTGACTATGATCTGTTTCAGGTACACTCTGTAGATGATGTCCTTCTGCTCCACGTGCAGGCGGAaccttttcactttttcaaagaTGGCTTTGGCCTGTTCACCCTCCTTTTTGTCCAGGACGCTAGAGGTCGGGCTTTCTATGCCAGCTGACTCTAAGCCAGGCTGTGGGTAGGGCAATGACTGCTTGTTGGAATCCACGTCGCCGGCTGAGCACCCTGAGGATGAGAGCAGAACCTTGGATTTGGAGAGGGTCAGGGGCCTCACTGACTGCTCAGCCACCGTCTCTGACAGGGCGCGGGTGGTCCACGGAGAATCGAAGCACTTGTGCAGGATGGCCACAAAATGCTCGAGCCTGGAACTGGTGCTGGGGTAGTGAAGCCAGAAGTTGCTGCAGGCTGCAAAGATGAGCGTATGCAAGAGCACCAAGTAGGGGAAGAACTTGGCAAACCAGTGGAGCTGCTTCTCGTAACAGACGGCGTCAATGTAGGAGTACTGCTGTCGGTGGAGGTCGTTCTGGATTCTGAGGGGCAGCGGAAGTGGCATCCCGGCATCGGAGGATGCGTTCACGCTGGCTTTCAGGATGTCCCAAGGCACGGCGCAGTGATTGTCAAATTCCACCTTACAAGGAAGACAGCACAGAACCCTGCTCTGTGTCAGCTGGAGGGCTCCAGCCAGCACGGCCACCAGCAGCATGATCAGGGTGATGTAATACCAAAAGACGTCCCACCACGGCTTCAGGATGTGATAACATGACTGGGCGTCTGCTAGACATTTTAGCTCTGTTAGTGTAATCATGGCTTTCCCTTGTAGGAGGACAGAAACTGGAAgaggaagataaaagaaaaaccactGAAGCAAGTACCCCAAGTAAGCTTAAACTCTAATGTCTGTACATATCCAAGTAGGATTTAGCTCAGGGGCAAAACCTGGCAGGCAGGGGTGATGATCAAAAAGTATCAAAGTCTCCTGGCTTCATGTGAAACCTTAGGCTATGCCAACTGAGAACTATAAAGTCCCTTAGATGAGAGACTATTTGGTGACCGCCAGACTGGATCTCTGCAAAGGTATTTGGGGTAGGACGTGAAGCAACTATCTAGCTGCCTCCTGCATCTCCACTTCATGCTAATCTATTAAAAACCAGAAACTGAATTTTCTTCAATCAACACTAGGAAAATCTGTTCCTATGCTACTGATTTCTAACAACCACATGTTGTACCTTCTAAATGGTCTGAATAAGCTTTATTTCATATCCAATGGAGCATCGGTTACAGCCTAGGAGCTGTGTTTCAACCACTACAGGAACTTCCTTTGAGCGAacactattttataaaattttccctTAGGATTAGCAGGATCTACCAATCCTATCTATGTTCagaaaaattatgatttaataTATTATCTCCTTTTCCCCTAAGCTCTAACTTTGTAACTTAAATTCATATCCAACTTAGAATACTTAAAAGCTGACACACAATGGTAATGGCTTAAAAAAATGGATGGGGAAGAAAGCCCTAGTTACAACACCCTACTATGGGGACTCTCTTGTATTTAGTGTTTTGACAGCAAAGTACTAACAGTACAAATGACTAAGGgcatatgttattattatttttgccttcAGAAACAACAAGGtgggtttttcattttcatattgaaAAGTATTCAGAGAATGCTCCTTACAGAAATGACTTACATGGTGTTCAGCCTTACATAGACCAATTGTTTAAAAATTGCTAACTGGTAAAATCCAGACCACCTATATGATGGCACAGAGTAAAGACAGATAAAAGGAAATATGTGGATCTAATAACAACTCTGGTTAAAAACAATCACAGTAGTATGGTCATCCTTGCTAGGGGTCCAGCTACAACCTTCACCCAAGGACTTCTCTTGCACTTTTTTGAGTCTAAAGTCTTACCGTCTTCCCTGGGTCTGAGTTTCTCTCTCTAGATACCCTAGTCCTGGTAGCATCACCAAGAAAAACTTTTTTGCTCTCATTAGTCTTCCTCTGAGGGACTGGTATCCTGCCTTGAACCCTAAAATCCCATTACAGAGGCTCTGGTACCTATGAATAAGCGTCTTTTCTTTTGCTGGTCAGCCTTAACATATAATGGGCCATCTGACTCTGAACCCTATGCCTTCATGCTCTCCCCCCTTGCTAGGGCGTCCCAGGGTCTGATTTTAACTACTGGCCTGCAGCACGAGTTTCCACCTGCATCCTTTCTAGGCAACATCATACTATATGGGTTCAACTTCCTCTTAGGACTCATGACTTGATTAAATAACTCTCCAGGGCTTCCCTCCTTTACTCTGGTTTAGTGGATCTCTTTCTAACTCTCAACTTCTCCCTTTCTGCCTCACTCAACTGCAGTTAATTATAATTGTGTCAAGACAtgacaaaaacccaaaacaagagGAATATAGGCAACAGAGAGAAAGTCTGGACTTGGACCCCCAAATACCATAAATACGATGGGAGGGAAGGATGGCAGAAGACACTGCTGGGTGAACATGGGAAAAATACCTAAGGATTTTAGTTGACATGAATGCATGCTTTAAGCTAACTGTGTCATAGCTATTATGCTCCATATAGCTATAACATGACGGTAATCTGTGGCCATATTAATTCATGAACTCAGATAAAGGGGCAACAGTCCTTCTGTGCCTGCCTGGTGAGATCACACCTGGAACCCAACATTGAGTCACAGGTTAAAGACTAACTGGACAGTGAAATAATCAGGAGCTACTTGTCTACGAACCATTTCTCTTGGAGGAAGACAGGAAATTGATGATATTCAGCTGAGATAAAAGATGACAAGGGGAATCTAAGAATTCATCCTTACCTTTTTGAAGGATTACCCCTTGGATTAAAGAATAAGTGGATTTCTTCCCGAGGCAGAACTAAGAGGGTGCACATTTTAGAAAGTGGTATTTTGATTTAATTTGTATCGGGACACCCACAGAAATAGTTCTGTGAAATAGTTTAGGCCCTTCTCCCTACCAGGACTGAGCTAAATAAGATGACCATCTGTCAAGGATGTTGTGAAGGAATTTCTtgtaatggataaagaaagtgaaagagatcaTCTCTAAGGGCTCTGCCAGCTCAAAGTCTATAGCTTTATTTGTCCTTTCAAAGATCCTCAGAGTTAAATTCATTAAAGCTACACAATAAACGATAGAATAATAGAAACAGCTTTAACAATAAGGGTATTTGACagagagcaaatatttattcaacaaagaaTACAAGTCAACATTGGCCAAAACAATGTACTTTAAATGTTTATACTTACTATAATGAACAAAAAGGAATCCAGTAAGTTGACTGTACTTCAATCAGGAGGCCTACACCTTTTGAAATTTCTTAGATACACCATCTCTGTGATTGTCTTCATTCTAAGAGAAAGTATAGGTATCTTGAAATAGCTGTGAtcattcaaacaaacaaaattggaGATACTGTCTTTAGAGACCCTCTCCATTATAAAACATGGCAAGTGGATTTTCATAGCTCAGTTTACTTTTCACACTGGAGGACATTCTGGCAAAGCTACTTATGAAAGACCCCATCCACAGACCAGATCACATATGGCCTCTGACCTTAATTTATAGAGATGTTTCTACAGAAATTTACATGttattaataacatattttaaagtgcCATAGCTATAACACTTGGGTGAACACTCAGCTTTTTCCAGGCAATCTACATACTCTAATTTTGCTCATTCAGTTGGTCTTATTTGCATTCATCAGATGGCCTGTCAAATCATATAATTTCTGCACTTCATCACACATCTATCCAAATGAGACTCAGTGCTCTTAAAATTCAGCCTGATTCATTAAATATAGTTACAAGTTAATAACTTACACAGCTCAGAAATAAGACTGAAATTCTctgaaattataatattaaatgtaGCTATCCTTTACATtaataggtttttgttttgtacaCAGTAAGTTAATAAAAGCCATTCTTAGCATCTATTTcaatcatttttaataatttaaattatacagatactgattcatttgaaatgtaacattttaaaacatataaaattttttttagttgggtgtgaaaactgtattttttagtGCCGATGTATCCTCTGAAAAGTTGCTGAGAAGGCTTATATATTTGCCTGGAATATACAATCCTTTTTCTGGTTTATTAAATACTCGAAATCCAGCTCAGAGTACTGACCCCAAATTATACTTAAGGTACTTTTAGCAATACTCTTGTAACCTTGTCATTTTCAAAGATCAAAAAGTTAGCATGTCTGAAATTTACTTTGGATTTACCAATCCATGTGTAAAAGCTTCTTTATAACTACTACCCAGGACCAAATTATTTTTCAGGCCAGAAAGTACAGTTAGTGTGTGACAACCCAACTGTGTATTAACTCATACTTAGCACCATTGGAGTATGAGTTTCTTATTcacaattcatttttaaaagtctgacaACATATACCAGACAACTGCATTTATGTGTAGTAAGCACGATAAAGACATTTGATGTgttaaacattttacatattGTTCCACTGCATTGCAGCTGTAATGTGCCAGGAGAGAATTTATTGCGTAATTCTAAAATGCTGCCCAGACATCACGATACTCACTATACAACACAATTTCCCTAAAGACTGCAAAAACATTTTCTACTTTcgatataagaagaaaaaaacagaatcacaaaCTTCCAACTACAGTAATGGTTTTAAAATAATCAGAATGAGAGATTACTATAACTAACTTGTTAGAGGACCACAATTCACTACAAATTTGTGACATTTATTCTAAATTATTTGTAAATCATTTTTCCTgttcatctttttaagaattataaACTTTTCCTCTAATCATCTAATGTAGCCTTCCTTGGATAAGTTCCTCATCAATAAGAGaacaaataaatatctgttattaATAATCTAATATCAGTTTTCTTACTGTCAAAGCACTTTCACTTACATTAGTTTTACACCTACAATAAACCATTATAATAAGTATGATTCGTTACATTTTACAAACATGGAAAATAAGGCAGgctcacaatggtgtgatcactgacctagagccagacatcctggaatgtgaagtccagtgggccttagaaagcatcactacgaacgaagctagtggaggtgatggaattccagttgagctatttcaaatcctgaaagatgatgctgtgaaagtgctgcactcaatatgccagcaaattgggaaaactcagcagtggccacaggaatggaaaaggtcagttttcatttcaatctcaaagaaaggcaatgccaaagaatgctcaaactaccacactactgcactcatctcacatgctagtaaagtaatgctcaaaattctccaagccaggcttcagcaatacatgaaccctgaacttcctgatgttcaagctggttttagaaaaggaagaggaaccagagatcaaattgccaacatcggctggaaaaagcaagagagttccagaaaaacatctatttctgc
Coding sequences within:
- the LRRC8B gene encoding volume-regulated anion channel subunit LRRC8B; translation: MITLTELKCLADAQSCYHILKPWWDVFWYYITLIMLLVAVLAGALQLTQSRVLCCLPCKVEFDNHCAVPWDILKASVNASSDAGMPLPLPLRIQNDLHRQQYSYIDAVCYEKQLHWFAKFFPYLVLLHTLIFAACSNFWLHYPSTSSRLEHFVAILHKCFDSPWTTRALSETVAEQSVRPLTLSKSKVLLSSSGCSAGDVDSNKQSLPYPQPGLESAGIESPTSSVLDKKEGEQAKAIFEKVKRFRLHVEQKDIIYRVYLKQIIVKVILFVLIITYVPYFLTYITLEIDCSVDVQAFTGYKRYQCVYSLAEIFKVLASFYVILVILYGLTSSYSLWWMLRSSLKQYSFEALREKSNYSDIPDVKNDFAFILHLADQYDPLYSKRFSIFLSEVSENKLKQINLNNEWTVEKLKSKLVKNAQDKVELHLFMLNGLPDNVFELTEIEVLSLELIPEVKLPSAISQLVSLKELHVYHSSLVVDHPALAFLEENLKILRLKFTEMGKIPRWVFHLKNLKELYLSGCVLPEQVNTMQLEGFQDLKNLRTLYLKSSLSRIPQVITDLLPSLQKLSLDNEGSKLVVLNNLKKMVNLKSLELISCDLERIPHSIFSLNNLHELDLRENNLKTVEEIISFQHLQNLSCLKLWHNNIAYIPAQIGALSNLEQLSLDHNNIENLPLQLFLCTKLHYLDLSYNHLTFIPEEIQYLSNLQYFAVTNNNIEMLPDGLFQCKKLQCLLLGKNSLMSLSPHVGELSNLTHLELIGNYLETLPPELEGCQSLKRSCLIVEENLLNTLPPPVTERLQTCLDKC